The Rhopalosiphum maidis isolate BTI-1 chromosome 2, ASM367621v3, whole genome shotgun sequence genome segment TTtggaatttaacaaaaaaaaaatgtattaatagtatCAATGGCCATGACCGATTTGTTCGTGGATTATGTTTTAACCCCGATGGTACAAGGTTGTTTAGTGTTGGAGATGATTCTACTATTAAAGTTTGGAATACAGAAGAATTTGACACACCATCTCATACATTCATATCTCAAGTATGTACAAttgaagaataaatttaatttatgacaaatttttaaactgtttattttagtctgttttatatggtattaGTTGTCAATGGTTAGACGATAAAGTATTTGCAACTTGCGGTGATGTAGTACAATTATGGGACATTACTAGAAGTCAACCAACATCAACTCTGAAATGGGGTGTTGATAGTTTACATCATATAGCTTTTAATCCAATTGATACAAATGTCTTaggtaatacatttgtatttaatacattaaattgtaaataatattattttataataaacatttatagcaTCATGTGCAAGTGACCGCAGTATAATTCTTTATGACACTAGAGAAGTAAAACCAATGCGGAAAGTAATAATGAAACTCAAAACTAATCAGTTAGCATGGAATCCCATGGAAGCATATGTGTTTACTGCTGCCAACGAAGACTATaagtaattactaaatttatattaagtacatattttacccaattattattaattaattaatgtatatatttagttgtTATTCTTATGATACACGGAAATTAGAATCTCCAATAAATGTGCATAAAGATCATGTTGCTGCTGTTACTTGTATAGATTATGCACCAACTGGTTTAGAATTTGTCACTGGAAGTTATGATAAAACCATAAGAATTTTTGAAAGCcatcatgtatttatttttttatagttattgtccattaaaaaataacaatttttatatagtatgttaCAATTTAGGGGCATTCAAGAGAAATCTATCATACTAAACGTATGCAACATTTGACTAGTGTAATTTGGTCATTAgacaataaatttgttttaagtgCATCTGATGAAATGAATATAAGAATTTGGAAAGCTAATGCTTCAGAAAAATTAGGAAcagtaagtattattaattataattttaaatggataaatacaaataaaaatattttaaaaagaaaacctTAAGTTGTAAGTAGTTAATgatccttttttttataatgtaggtaGATTAGagcgttttataaaaatataaatgttgttattttgaaatttattaaataaaattaatgtgtatatgaaacagttatttactaaaatattattttagttaagacCACGTGAAAGAACAGCTTTAGAATATAATGCTACATTGAAAGAAAAGTTTGCTGCTCATCCACAAGTAAAAAGGATTGCTAGACATAGACAAGTACCTAAACACGTCTATCATGAACGTAATCAACAATTGGAATCtaagaaaaaacttaaaagaaagtaagttgtttttataaatataaatatacatatatagcgGTTTATCTATTAAACAACATTCATTAGTCATTATGTATCAAAGTACTCCGAAGAATATTCTGcttcagaatatgaaattataaaggtAGGCAAGTAGGTACTGCTCTACTGTACATTAGGTGTCGAgtggattattattatgagtatattaaatgtaaattcaaTGGTATATCATTGTTTGTGATAAACAAGTCATTCTCAAAGTGGGTGATAGCGCTCCTCCCCCTGTGGGTGTTGATAGTCTTCGGGGGGGGTATATCACCCATAGACTACTGTTTTTAAGATGCACAACAGATGGTTATCAGAAGGATTTTAACCTCTAtagtaaatatgataaaaataataaaaacctaacACAATGTTctccataacttttttttcaaataacagtaaaaaaaactgcggcatcaatatagaaaaaattttatgaacgtatgaaattaatttttttttacgaaatcgaatcaaataacaatatattacaatttaaatataggtaataatataatatattcttatattatcctatactgacaaatcatctgtgttcagaatcgtttttaaaacaaaaatcatttaaaaatattaataggtttttgaaataatgaatgttgtttgataaaagaatcatccagttaatttagttaatcaatttttaatttttcttatgtatattttcagGGAAGAAAATATCCGCAAACATTCAAAGAAAAATAGTATTCCATACGTCtccgaaaaaaagaaaaatgttatttccgAAGttgtttaaacttattattcttgtttattttaaggttttatcaaatgtacataatattttcattgaattatAACTTCAATAACATAAtcgtatcaacattttttataattattataatttcacagtaatatgtttattagagGATGCTATTAAGTACTAAGTagcaattaatattgttacaataatttctCATTTcccatatacaatattttgaggaaatattataaaaataagcatattttttCACCAATAATGGTTAACCAGCAACACCTAAACACTAGCCCACCAGACTGTAATCATAAATTCTGAACAAATATGCTCGCCatgtctaatattataacacatggATAAATTTTGCTCCTAACCTATTCAagctacaaaaaaaataatggaactATATTCGTTTAGAATTTTATCagctatatttttgtatctagGTATTTTTGAGATAAAATTAGGATTttcaaagataatttaaaaagaaaaatcgcACATAAAATCCAAGATGGCGGACACTTCTGAACCTCGGGGGGATGGCGACTTTTTTTTGGTTAATCAGTAGCCTATAACCAAAGTTTCAAAACTTTCTAATTTAGTTCCTCAAGAAATCGTTAAATGACTGGACTAATTCTAAATACATACGTACATGATATATCTGATATTTATTGTCTACGATATggctttatatatacaatatatatgtataatattgtcttaaaTTATGATCAGAAAggccaaataatataataatatagtctgtcaattatatattatatagactacCCAATGACtaagtatattgtttatattttgtataataaatgaagatattatgtgtatacttaCCACGATTATAATCATGGTACCTACTCAAAAATGTAGAaatctataagtatatttataaatgtataatatctatagtatctatacttttctcgattttttttataaataattttaacgctTAGTCAAATTTGAAGGTATAATGTacaggtttaaaaaaaaatgaaacgcTATGACCTATATGATCCTAcactacagttattattaatccattcaaatatattctttcattaaaaaataaacttattaattaattcattaagaAATGTTAAGAGGTCGTATACCCGCGGCATATTCCAGTAGACATACCACGTATAATCTACGTgtataataagattataagGATAACTTTGGTGTATGTACATACGtagttattattcatataat includes the following:
- the LOC113552846 gene encoding DDB1- and CUL4-associated factor 13; the encoded protein is MKVKVLSRNPDNYLRETKRDIQKVPRNYDPNLHPFQSSREYVRALNAVKLERVFAKPFIGNLDGHRDGIFCMAKHPKSLSTIASGSYDGEVRLWNLTKKKCINSINGHDRFVRGLCFNPDGTRLFSVGDDSTIKVWNTEEFDTPSHTFISQSVLYGISCQWLDDKVFATCGDVVQLWDITRSQPTSTLKWGVDSLHHIAFNPIDTNVLASCASDRSIILYDTREVKPMRKVIMKLKTNQLAWNPMEAYVFTAANEDYNCYSYDTRKLESPINVHKDHVAAVTCIDYAPTGLEFVTGSYDKTIRIFESHHGHSREIYHTKRMQHLTSVIWSLDNKFVLSASDEMNIRIWKANASEKLGTLRPRERTALEYNATLKEKFAAHPQVKRIARHRQVPKHVYHERNQQLESKKKLKRKEENIRKHSKKNSIPYVSEKKKNVISEVV